One genomic window of Medicago truncatula cultivar Jemalong A17 chromosome 1, MtrunA17r5.0-ANR, whole genome shotgun sequence includes the following:
- the LOC25485013 gene encoding geraniol 8-hydroxylase yields MMEYHILLLFTTLSLIIIRFFLNRQKNKPPGPTGLPIIGNLHQLGSKPHCTLSSLAKTYGPIMSLRFGSVTVTVASSPKTAQEILQKNDQSFANRPIPESVAAQPNVNDTLAWSHADSRWRNRRRICTTQIFTTHRLDLLQHLRHRKVEQLVQHLHKKAAEKTTVDIGELAFATMLNLVSNTVFSEDLVDSEFESAGEFKELVWRIMEDAGKVNVSDYFPVVKMFDLQGVKRHVKVSYVRLHEIFDRMIQKRVEDRNSNSHDGGVVAGDFLDVLLDHCQQEDDSVFSVESIKPLILDLFIAGSDTSGSTTEWAMAELLRNPNIMKKARNEVIQLIPKSNQVKESDIPSLPYIQAIVKETLRLHPPVPLLLPYIAANNVEINGYTIHKGNQVLINAWSIGRNPEFWEDPLLFQPERFLNSNVDFKGRDFEYLPFGAGRRICPGIPLANRMIILMLAVLLHSFEWELPKGVSPETLDMSEQYGITLKKLIPLSAVPISVVV; encoded by the exons ATGATGGAGTATCATATCTTACTATTATTCACCACCCTATCCCTTATCATAATCCGGTTCTTCCTAAACCGCCAAAAGAATAAACCACCCGGTCCAACCGGTCTTCCCATAATCGGAAACCTCCACCAACTCGGCTCAAAACCCCACTGCACCCTCTCTTCCCTCGCCAAAACCTATGGCCCCATCATGTCCCTCCGCTTCGGCTCCGTCACCGTCACCGTTGCTTCCTCCCCGAAAACCGCCCAAGAAATCCTCCAAAAAAACGACCAATCCTTCGCCAACCGCCCTATCCCTGAATCAGTTGCTGCTCAACCCAACGTCAACGACACACTCGCATGGTCCCATGCCGACTCACGGTGGCGTAACCGTAGACGTATCTGCACCACACAAATATTCACCACCCACCGCCTTGACCTTCTCCAACATCTCCGTCACCGGAAAGTTGAGCAACTAGTCCAACACCTTCACAAAAAAGCAGCAGAGAAAACAACCGTTGACATAGGTGAACTTGCTTTCGCCACCATGTTGAACTTGGTTTCCAACACGGTGTTCTCAGAGGACCTTGTTGATTCGGAGTTCGAGAGTGCTGGTGAGTTTAAAGAGCTTGTATGGAGGATAATGGAAGATGCTGGGAAAGTGAATGTTTCTGATTATTTTCCAGTGGTGAAGATGTTTGATCTGCAAGGTGTGAAGAGACACGTTAAGGTTTCATATGTAAGATTGCATGAGATTTTTGATCGTATGATTCAAAAACGTGTTGAAGATAGAAATAGTAATTCGCATGATGGTGGCGTGGTTGCTGGTGATTTCTTGGATGTTTTGCTTGATCATTGTCAACAAGAGGATGACTCTGTTTTTAGCGTTGAAAGCATCAAGCCATTGATTCTG GACTTATTCATAGCTGGAAGTGACACATCAGGATCAACAACTGAATGGGCAATGGCAGAGCTTCTCCGCAATCCAAACATAATGAAAAAAGCAAGAAATGAAGTGATTCAACTAATTCCCAAATCCAACCAAGTCAAAGAATCAGACATTCCTTCACTTCCATACATCCAAGCAATAGTCAAAGAAACCCTTAGGCTTCATCCTCCTGTACCACTTCTCTTACCTTATATTGCAGCAAATAATGTTGAAATAAATGGTTACACAATTCACAAAGGAAACCAAGTTTTAATAAATGCATGGTCTATAGGAAGAAACCCCGAGTTTTGGGAGGATCCGTTGTTGTTTCAACCAGAAAGGTTTCTTAATTCGAATGTAGATTTTAAAGGGAGAGATTTTGAGTATTTACCTTTTGGTGCCGGAAGGAGAATTTGTCCTGGTATTCCACTTGCTAATAGAATGATTATTTTGATGTTGGCTGTGTTGTTGCATTCTTTTGAATGGGAGCTTCCTAAAGGTGTTAGTCCTGAAACGCTTGATATGAGTGAGCAATATGGAATCACATTGAAGAAGCTTATTCCTCTTTCTGCTGTTCCAATTTCAGTAGTAGTATGA
- the LOC25485014 gene encoding uncharacterized oxidoreductase At4g09670, whose amino-acid sequence MSEALIQIGVVGCADIARKVSRAINLSPNATICAVASRNYDKAAAFAAANGYPLTAKVYGNYEALLEDPDVDAVYMPLPTSLHLKWAVLAAQNKKHLLLEKPVALDIAEFDEIVGACEENGVQFMDNTMWVHNPRTAKMAQFFNDPHRFGQLKSVRTCFTFAADSEYLKKDIRVKPDLDAHGSLGDAGWYCIRAILLAANYELPKTVIASREPVLNKDGVILDCGASLYWEDGKVATFHCSFLANLTMDITAIGTKGTLHVHDFIIPYEENEASFHFGTETSFDDLVTCWSKQPVKCTVKTNLPQEALLVTEFARLVGEIKFRNSKPEKKWPIVSRKTQLVLNAVKSSIHRGFEPVQIEE is encoded by the exons ATGTCAGAAGCACTGATCCAAATCGGAGTAGTAGGCTGTGCCGACATAGCTCGTAAAGTTTCTCGCGCCATCAACTTATCCCCAAACGCCACCATCTGCGCCGTCGCTAGCCGCAACTACGACAAAGCCGCCGCTTTCGCCGCCGCCAATGGCTACCCACTAACAGCGAAGGTGTACGGGAACTACGAAGCTCTGCTGGAAGACCCTGATGTGGACGCTGTGTATATGCCACTTCCTACAAGCTTGCACCTTAAGTGGGCCGTTCTTGCGGCCCAGAATAAGAAGCATTTGCTTCTTGAGAAGCCTGTTGCGCTGGATATTGCTGAGTTTGATGAAATTGTGGGAGCTTGCGAGGAGAATGGTGTGCAGTTTATGGATAATACTATGTGGGTTCATAATCCTAGGACTGCTAAAATGGCACAGTTTTTCAATGATCCGCACCGTTTTGGTCAACTCAAATCG GTTCGCACCTGCTTTACATTTGCTGCAGATTCTGAATATCTAAAGAAAGACATTCGTGTGAAGCCAGATCTTGACGCACATGGTTCTCTGGGTGATGCAGGCTGGTATTGCATTCGTGCAATCCTCTTAGCTGCCAACTACGAACTCCCTAAAACAGTGATAGCCTCACGTGAACCAGTGCTTAACAAAGATGGAGTTATATTGGATTGTGGTGCATCACTATATTGGGAGGATGGTAAAGTAGCTACATTTCATTGTTCTTTCTTGGCAAACTTGACAATGGATATAACAGCTATTGGAACAAAAGGAACTCTTCATGTTCATGATTTTATTATTCCTTATGAAGAGAATGAAGCATCTTTTCATTTTGGTACTGAAACTAGCTTTGATGATCTTGTTACTTGTTGGTCTAAACAGCCAGTGAAGTGTACTGTTAAAACTAATCTTCCTCAGGAGGCTCTTTTGGTTACAGAATTTGCTCGTTTGGTGGGCGAAATTAAATTTAGAAACTCCAAACCTGAGAAGAAGTGGCCAATTGTTAGTAGGAAAACACAACTTGTGTTGAATGCTGTTAAGTCTTCAATTCATAGGGGTTTTGAGCCTGTTCAGATTGAGGAGTGA
- the LOC25485015 gene encoding protein COFACTOR ASSEMBLY OF COMPLEX C SUBUNIT B CCB3, chloroplastic, translated as MATQSYLVNLNSFHAGITGRYPSIFKPANFRFGVYKSLKHPTRRNVNGSSRITRCCSCYTEVGASAGATFPILNGATAQRCLDLDVDLNILKLNIPETLHTSTDFMTGLMLADIDPATAKLAIGFLGPFLSAFGFLFIVRIVMSWYPKLPVGKFPYVIAYAPTEPLLVPTRKVIPPLAGVDVTPVVWFGMLSFLNEILVGPQGLLVLLSQQVN; from the exons ATGGCGACGCAATCTTATCTTGTTAATCTCAACTCCTTCCATGCGGGAATCACAG GACGGTATCCTTCAATATTCAAGCCTGCCAATTTTCGCTTTGGCGTCTAT AAAAGTTTGAAGCATCCTACTAGAAGAAATGTCAACGGAAGTTCACGAATCACGCGATGTTGTTCATGTTACACGGAAGTTGGAGCTTCTGCCGGCGCAACATTCCCAATATTAAATGGAGCTACTGCACAGAGATGTCTTGATTTGGATGTTGACTTGAATATCCTCAAGCTTAACATACCAGAAACTTTACACACTTCCACAGATTTCATGACAGGATTGATGCTTGCTGATATTGATCCTGCTACTGCAAAATTAGCTATTGGATTTCTAGGTCCCTTCCTCTCAGCATTTGGTTTTCTCTTTATCGTGAGAATAGTCATGTCATGGTATCCAAAACTTCCTGTTGGAAAGTTTCCGTATGTAATAGCTTATGCTCCTACTGAACCGCTTCTCGTTCCTACTCGCAAAGTGATTCCACCTCTTGCTGGTGTGGATGTTACTCCTGTGGTTTGGTTTGGAATGCTTAGTTTTCTTAACGAGATATTAGTAGGTCCACAAGGGTTACTTGTTCTTCTTTCACAACAAGTCAATTAG
- the LOC25485016 gene encoding cleavage stimulating factor 64, with product MVVKRKKIGGATLHLLPLDFMAAPQSQHRTVFVGNIPYDATEEQLKEICREVGPVISFRLVTDRETGKPKGYGFCEYTDEETALSARRNLQGYEINGRQLRVDFAENDKGNDRNKDQGRGGPGMTTNADPQKQVGIPAVQGESTQAAQHQPMGLHIAVTAAAVMTAALGGAQTGIPSNQNGLQSQQALANDPLTLHLAKMSRSQLSEIISELKGMATHNKDLSRQLLLSRPQLPKALFQAQIMLGMVNPQMLQMPNLRQVSDQPSQSLMNEGHLGQTQQTLVPTVAGLPPYGQSKLQFGLTPYIQEGQVSTLPHNPSVPSQLTANPKPPLQPRIPPQHHQSNHFVQPGAGQNNLILPSIRPPTTGNFSARPPFQQANSTVVNQQPHASFLQQPVRVGSSTVSHNIHMVRPDASFQAGPSMPSGVSQLFSKEGDRPSNALEDWAKSSSKYSNISFGVENTGVVHDNPESFTRPSKLTRLNDGRGLSAGTSDVPISNGSSHVLGSSSLPVPAVPKADVRHSDQQSSQLPSDVESVLLQQVLNLTPEQLSSLPPEQQQQVIQLQQALKRDQMQHS from the exons ATGGTAGTAAAGAGGAAGAAGATTGGAGGAGCAACGCTTCACCTTCTTCCTCTCGATTTCATGGCTGCTCCTCAGTCCCAACATCGCACTGTCTTTG TTGGGAACATACCATATGATGCTACAGAGGAACAGCTTAAGGAAATTTGTCGGGAGGTTGGTCCTGTTATCAGTTTTAG ATTAGTTACTGATAGAGAAACTGGGAAACCTAAGGGTTACGGATTCTGTGAGTATACGGATGAAGAAACGGCGTTAAGTGCTCGTAGGAATCTTCAGGGTTATGAAATTAATGGACGTCAATTACGTGTTGATTTCGCGGAGAATGATAAAGGGAATGATAGAAATAAAGATCAG GGTCGCGGGGGACCAGGAATGACAACAAATGCAG ATCCTCAGAAACAAGTAGGCATCCCAGCTGTTCAAGGGGAATCCACTCAAGCAGCTCAACATCAACCTATGGGTCTTCATATTGCCGTAACAGCTGCAGCTGTCATGACTGCAGCTCTAGGTGGTGCTCAGACTGGCATCCCGTCAAATCAAAATGGTTTGCAGAGTCAGCAAGCATTAGCAAATGATCCTTTAACTTTGCATCTGGCTAAGATGTCCAGGAGTCAGCTATCTGAGATAATCTCAGAGCTTAAG GGAATGGCTACACACAACAAGGACTTGTCTCGCCAGCTGTTGCTTTCAAGGCCACAGTTGCCTAAGGCTCTTTTTCAG GCTCAGATAATGCTAGGGATGGTCAACCCCCAAATG TTACAAATGCCAAACCTTAGACAAGTTTCAGATCAACCCTCGCAGTCTTTAATGAATGAAGGCCACCTTGGTCAGACTCAACAAACATTGGTTCCGACTGTGGCTGGTCTACCTCCTTATGGACAGAGCAAGTTGCAGTTTGGCTTGACACCTTATATTCAAGAAGGCCAAGTCAGCACTCTCCCTCATAACCCTTCGGTTCCTAGTCAATTGACCGCAAATCCAAAGCCTCCTCTGCAGCCCAGAATTCCCCCTCAACATCATCAAAGCAACCATTTTGTACAGCCTGGAGCAGGGCAGAATAATTTAATACTTCCTTCCATACGTCCCCCAACTACGGGCAATTTTTCTGCTAGGCCTCCATTTCAACAGGCAAATTCAACTGTCGTGAACCAGCAACCGCATGCCTCATTTCTACAACAACCAGTACGTGTTGGAAGCTCAACTGTCTCACATAATATTCATATGGTTCGTCCAGATGCAAGCTTTCAG GCTGGTCCCTCCATGCCATCTGGTGTTTCTCAGTTATTTAGCAAGGAAGGTGATAGACCTTCCAACGCTCTTGAGGATTGGGCCAAGAGTAGTAGTAAATATTCCAACATATCTTTCGGAGTAGAGAATACAGGCGTGGTTCATGATAATCCAGAATCCTTTACTCGACCATCAAAGCTCACTAGATTGAATGATGGAAGGGGTCTCTCTGCTGGGACTTCAGACGTACCTATTTCCAACGGATCATCCCATGTTCTCGGAAGTAGCTCATTACCTGTACCTGCAGTTCCTAAAGCAGATGTGCGGCACTCTGATCAACAATCTTCACAG CTTCCATCTGATGTGGAGTCTGTTTTACTGCAACAAGTGTTGAATCTAACACCAGAGCAATTGAGTTCTTTGCCACCAGAGCAGCAACAACAGGTCATTCAGCTCCAACAAGCGCTTAAGCGAGATCAGATGCAGCACTCATAA
- the LOC25485017 gene encoding serine/threonine-protein kinase BRI1-like 2, whose product MKSSNVLLDNEMESRVLNFGMARLISALDTHLSVSTLAGTPGYVPPEYYQSFKCTAKGDVYSFGVVMLELLNGKKPDDKEDFGDTNLVGWVKIKVHEGKQMDVINTDLLLETQGGTNEA is encoded by the coding sequence ATGAAGTCAAGCAATGTATTACTTGACAATGAAATGGAGTCAAGAGTCTTGAATTTCGGAATGGCAAGACTAATAAGTGCACTTGATACACATCTCAGTGTAAGCACACTAGCAGGAACACCTGGATATGTTCCACCAGAGTATTACCAAAGTTTCAAGTGCACTGCAAAGGGTGATGTTTATTCATTTGGTGTTGTAATGTTGGAACTTCTTAATGGGAAAAAGCCTGATGATAAGGAGGATTTTGGTGACACAAACTTGGTTGGATGGGTTAAGATTAAGGTGCACGAAGGGAAACAAATGGATGTAATTAACACTGATTTACTTTTGGAGACTCAAGGAGGAACAAATGAAGCATAA